The stretch of DNA TTTTCTTTCTTGACGCATCATCACAATGCGTGTTTTTTAACACTGTAATTTCAAAAAAGGTCTTATATTTTTATGCCGAGTAGTACTACTTTCAAAATAAGTAGTGTTCCTTTTTTTTTTGTTAGGGAGAACTCTTCGTCAATTGGTAGTCCCCCTCCGACCATGTTTCTCCATAGCTTTTCTTCATCCAGCCAATTTTTTCCCACCACATGATATTTGACCACATCTTTCTAACACGCCACTAAATCATATTAATTTATTTACCCTTTACAGCGCTACATGAAATTCATCTTAATTAACTTACCTCTTCCAATAATGTGGAATTGCGCCATTCGACTCCACACCATATTTCACCGCACCCTTCTGGTATGCCACTCAATCATATTAATTTACTTATTATGCACATGATGTTGGGCCAGTCCCCACACCGAATACTTCCAGCGACGGTGATACGAACGACGATGACAGACAAAGCTTTACGCCGAGATGCGCTGTAGGTAGCTAGCCTGATTTACTCTAGCCACGCCCAAGCTAGCTAGCTCGATATTGTTGATCGATTCTTGCCGCCGGCCAGAATATAACAACCGCGCACACACGAATCGCTAGACGAGATTGATGGCCACAGGTACGAGATACGTACCTGTTGATTTCTTTATTGATTTCAATCTCAACTCGTGGTGCAAGTTTTACTCGTGGACGCGCTTCTCGACTTCAGGGACGGCCTCTACGACCCAAGCAACCTCCTATCGTCATGGCGAGGTGTGGAATGCTGCCGGTGGGCTGGCGTCGTTTGCAGCAACCGGACCGGCCACGTTGTCAAGCTGCGAATCAGCAGCATATACATCTCGGACACGTACAGCCTTGGAGGTGAGATACGCTCCTCCTTGCTAACTTTACGACATCTGAAGCAGCTGGAACTCTCATACAACAACTTCGGAGGCCAACCCATCCCGGAGTTCATCAGCGCCCTCGGGCGCGGGCGCCTAACGCACCTCGACCTCTCCTACTCAAGATTTGGCAGCCGGATTCCTCCCCAGCTCGGCAACCTCTCGAACCTGGTCAGCCTTCAGCTCGAGTATATGGAATATGGCTCTTACTCACCTAATCTCGCATGGGCGTCGCGCCTCAGGCAACTGCAGGTCCTCGCTATGAGTAACGTGGACCTCAGCTCTGCCGCCGAGTGGTTTCATGTTATAAACATGCTCCCCTATTTGACATACCTTGATTTAAGTGCTTGTGAGCTTCCGAACAATATGCCTCACCAGATGCATTCCAATCTCACACATCTGAACCAGCTATACCTCTCATGCAACGACTTTGGCGGCCAACCCATCCCGAAGCTCATCGGCGCCCTTAGGAGGCTGACACATCTCGACCTCTCTTCGTCCAATTTCGGTGGTCAGATTCCTCGCCACCTCGGGAACCTCTCGAACCTGGTCAGCCTTGATCTCAGCAGAATGCCGCAAAATGCTTACTCACCTGATCTCACCTGGGTTTCGTCCCTCACGAAGCTGCAGGTCCTCATCATAACTGAGGTGGACCTCAGCGCCGCTGTCCACTGGACTCATGCTATTAACATGCTCCCCAGTTTGATAAACCTTGATTTAAGTTCTTGTAGGCTTCACAACACCATGCCTCCCCCGTCACATTCCAATCTCACATCTCTGGAGACCCTCACCCTTTCTGGAAACTCCTTCAACGCATCTCTTGGAGCCAAAAATTTGGTTTGGGATCTGCCTAGCCTCCAAGCGCTCTTCCTAGATGACTGTGGAATTGATGGTCCAATCCCTGACGCGGTGGGGAACTTGACCTCCATTCAACACTTGTTACTTTATTCGAACAAGTTCACTGGCACCATGCCATTGACCTTCAAGAAACTGAAGACACTACAACAACTCTTTTTGCAAGACAACTTCATCAACATGGATGTGGCAGAGCTACTGCACCGGTTGCCATCAGATGCACTGCAGGAGCTGGTTATGGACAACAACAATTTGAAAGGGAGCTTACCAGCTCGTCTAAGGCACTTTAACAGGTTGAACACGCTCTTCCTCGACTCAAACGAGCTTTCTGGAGAGATACCAGTTGGTATACGGGAGCTCAAAAGTTTGAGTAGATTATCGCTAAGCTCGAACAACCTGCACGGTACAATCACAGAGGGCCATTTCACAAATCTAACCACCTTAGAATTCCTACTTATCTCTGAAAATTCCTTAACCGTGAAGGTCAACAGTACATGGAAGCCTCCATTCAAATTAGTCTCAGCAGGCCTTAGATCTTGCATAGTAGGGCCCCAGTTTCCAGCATGGCTTAACCAACCAACGATCACCTATCTTGATGTTTCAAACACAAGCATACATGATAACATACCTGTCTGGATTGCTAATTCCAATACTAGGTATATGGATTTGTCAAGAAATCGCCTTTTTGGCATGCTTCCTACATTTTCCCAACTTACTCAATTGGAAGTACTGGACGTCAGTTCTAACCATATTGTTGGCCCGATTCCACCACTTACAAATAGTCTACGCTTACTGGACCTATCTAGAAACAATCTATCAGGCGCATTGCCATCAGATATAGGAGCATCAAAGCTAGAAGTACTGCTTCTCTTTGACAATTCCTTTTCTGGCACTATTCCCTGCTCCCTGTTTCAGTTGCAATACTTGCTATTTCTAGACCTATCAAAAAACCTGCTAAATGGGACATTGACCAAGTGCCCTCAAGGACTCAAAACCTCAAATACTACCTTAGTTAACTTGAACAACAACCGTCTTTCAGGAGCCTTCCCATTATTTCTTCAGAGATGCAGAAAGCTACAGTTTTTGGATCTGGCGTACAATAAATTTTCTGGGAGAATACCAACATGGATCGCGTCAAAGTTACCACAATTGGCATTTTTGCGTTTGCGCTCAAATATGTTCTCTGGTGGCATCCCCAGTCAACTAACTATGATGAAGGGGCTTCAGTTTTTAGACATTTCATGCAACAACATATCAGGGAGCATACCACGCTCGCTTCAGAATCTCATAGCTATGACACTTACTTCAAATAATAGTGGTGGCCTTTTCAATCTCACTGATTATAAAGTTTTATCTGCGGCCGCGTATGCTCAGGCTTATACTGATAGTTTATTGGTGAACATAAAAGGTCAACAACTTGAATATACCAAAGGGATCGCATATATGGTGaacattgatttttcttgcaacagTTTGACAGGACAAATTCCTCAAGAAATTGGAAAGCTCGTTGCATTAAAGAACATAAACTTCTCCTGGAATAGTTTGACTGGCATAATACCCCAATTTATTGGTGAACTACATGCATTGGAGTCTTTTGACCTCTCACATAATGAGCTATCCGGTGCAATTCCTACAAGTTTATCAGCTCTAACATCACTAAGCCACTTGAACTTGTCATATAACGACCTGACCGGAACTATACCCTCTGGGAACCAACTAAGAACTCTAGAGGACCAAGCGTCCATCTACATTGGCAACCCAGGTCTATGTGGCCCACCTCTCACAAGGAATTGCTCACGAAGAGACATAATTACATATGCTCCTCAAGAGCATGCTGAAGGAATGAGTGATGTTGTTTCATTGTACCTCAGCATGTGCTTAGGATTTGTACTAGGTCTCTGGGTTGTCTTTTGTGGCTTACTGTTCAAGAGGAAATGGAGGGTTTGCTGGTTCTCACTTATGGACCACATTTATGATCGAGCTTACGTGCAAGTTGTTGTGGGTTGGGCTTCATTGGTAAGAAAAATCCGTCAAGGATGAGATCTCAAATGCTCGAACATCTCTTGATACTAATGATATAAGAATAGCTTCAATAATCACCGTTGTGTGCAATGGTCTCTTTGGTTTGTAACTTAGCGTGATCACATGTGATAGTTATTATTATTGGAATTGTACCTGTACTCGGTAGTGTATAAACCGAATATAATACTCTAGAAGGGGCGTGAGTGTGTTCTTGTTCTTGTTGTACATGGTTAGTCACTTGAGATTGATCCCAATATCTGTATAGCTAGGGCGTGGATAAAGCTCAAGCGAATTAACCTAATCTTGTAATCTGGTTTTTCTATATAACACACACGCATCCCTGCCCACCGGCATATGCTTCTAGCCTCAAATCTGTTCACGCGAGCTCATGTGAGCTCGAGCCAACATACTCCACGTCCTCATTTTTGCCACAACGTTGTAAAAAACTGAAAGATGCTGCCTAGGCTATAATGTCATTTTTTTGTTGATACTGCTTGGCTGATTTATTCATTTGATGACATGACGACAGTGCATCATCTCTCTCGGTCTCGATAAAGTAGTACGGTACATACAACCAACCAATTAATTAGTCAAGAGTCAACTCTTACCTCAACaaattagtctctctctctctctctctctctctctctctctctctctccctctctctctccctcccaaccTGCCAATAATAGTCACATCTCCATTCAACAACCAACCAATGCTTCTCCATGCAGTCACTAACAAACTAAAGGGGAGGGACTCTCGGCTCCTAATATATTCACATCTTCTCATCCTCCTTCCTTCCATATCTGTCTGCCTCCTCATCACAACAAATAACCTGTTGCGGATCCTTCAACGTCTCACCACCCACGCTGACCAAAAACCTACCTACTGACTAGACTATTAGTACACCTTGTCATGACTAATGCACAACCACGAGTGAAAGCCTCAAGTGACAGCCGAGCATACCCTTGAGATCATACTTCTTCTAGCTAGACAGCGCCCCTGATCCAGAAACTGCTGCAGATACGGTGAAACTAGCCGCGCTGCTACTATGGATGTTGTGTAAATCCAGTGGAGGGCCCTCATGGCATGCACCCTTTGACAGCACCAGCACCTCGCTGCTGCCATCTGGAACATGGCCGCCATGGCACAACGGCAGGTAAATCAGCTCTAGGTACAGTTCGCCTGCCACCGGTTCCAGCAAAGGGTCGACCAGCCGCACACCGCACTAGTCATACTGCTTGCAGAGGCTAACCAGTGAAGAAGGCACAACTTGGTCTGTTATGTCAAATATAGCttcactatggtcaaacaatgcttCCGTGTCATGGTTAGCGGTCGAACCAGGCTGCATCCAAACCAAAGAAAAAGTTAAATTAAATATATAAGATCAAGTTGACACAATGAGCATGCAGCAGGCAGCAAGAGTGAAAGAAAAATCACCGATGGACTATCTTGGCCTCCGTGATTCGTCAAGGTATGACCCATCATATCGTCTAGCTGCTGTATATGTACCATATCCTATTATTGGACCTCCATCACATTTGGTGCAACCGAAGGGAGATGATAGCATGGGCTATATATTATCGATTTGGATAGTGGTCCAATAATATGATAGGTGTTTAGGCACAGTGTCCTATCTTGCCAGTTGTGGCTATTTGTATGAGTTCTTATTCTCGTTTGGCTATTTGAGATATTATTTGTACTTTGAGAGTCGTTACTATTTAATAAAGGTTTCTTTTATTATGCAGTTGtgccccactactcagttttgccattaaaaATTATAACTCCTAAAAAATGTCATCATTTTCGTGcgatgcttgctcaaaaatgcccTTAGATATCTAAAAAACACCATTATTTCATtggttgtttgctcaaaaatgccattgaaCATCATTATTGCCAAGTCAAACCTGatcatgttatatgacaaaaatacccttaaacccatatGTCAgctctctctatctcacaatgacaAGTGTGGGATCCACTTGTCAAGAGTaagcaagcgaataattttacaggaaaacaagaacgctgttgggatcaagtggaACTCACActttattttatctctactcttaatggacgagttggttgaatagtccTCCACTTTTGACTGGTTTTTTTGTCTGGTTTTTTTTGTCTCCCTTCCCACCATCCGACCGGTATACTTTTTCTCCACTATTTTCTTGTAAACAAACACTTTCCTACTGTACAAAAAGAGACAGATCCTAACTTtgctaacttatccaaatcaagcgATCCATCTCATCAATACAATTTGTTAGAGGAAACAAATAacaaattttaaggaaacaaataaccgACTTTAAAGGAAAAAAATCCAATTTACTAATACTCCTGCATCATGATGGAATCAGAACTTTCctaacagttttgctaaagcacgtctagatgtgccataagtattgcacatctaagtcctatgtcattgatcttacgttgagattcgtgaggatatttttttcttttttttcctctttatatttgattcactcacttagatgtgcaataactagagcacatctagatgtgccttaGACACACCCTTTTCCTAATACTCCTACATGGCAAATcaccacatattcacttgtcgtggCTCCCGTTCCACGAATAGGAAATTCCCAGCAGCTTCGACCCCTTTCACACACGACCATGGCGCCGCTGCCCATCGCCGCCATGCCACACGCGAGGGGGCTCTGCCAGTCGGACCTGGCCGCCTCGCTCCCTCGCGCCCGTGTGCCGGGGAGCGACACCGCGCGACGCAGACCGCTGGCCGCCGCGTGCGCCGGGCACATCTCAGCCGGGAGCAGAGGAATCGGGACCGAGGGCCACCGTGCGCACTATGCGCTAGCCGTGCCTCCAGTGGGTCGGTGCAGCCAAGGTCGCCGTCTCGTTGGGGGCAACGTGCGAGTGCGGGCGTCATGGGTCGCCGTCGTCGTGGACGGTGAGCGTGCCGAGGCTTCCGCTTGCGCGTGCAGGCCTGGCGTCAAGCCGCATCGACGTTGTTGAGGTCGCCGACAGCGGCAGGTGCTAGGGGCCTCCTCTGCCTCGTGATGCGGCTGTGCTACGGAGAGCCGGGCCGAGGGCCACTCGTAGGAGCAGCGCGTCGTGGCTGTGGTCTCCACCATGATGGGAGGACTGGTGCTACTGCATGCCTCTTCCACGAggatattagagcatctccagccatgcCCCCAAACAAGGCCTCTTAGACGATATTTTGGCCAccggcgccgaaaaatcggcccagtcgcatcCCCAAAGGCCCTTTTTTccccggctcgggccgaaattagCGTCGGCGGACCCAGAACGAACCTTGCGCGCTGGGGCGCTTGGGGGCGCCGGCCGAATCGTTTTTGGTGCGAAAATCGACGGGCCATCCTTGGCAGCGAGTCAGCTCTTCTCGTcgattcgtcgtcctcatcgcctcggttcccgcgggggaatcaatgccaaatttgccgcgcgctgccgcgccggtcagcctcctccattgatgcctcacgggcggcgcagtgaagacgggACGACGCGCGCCACTCGCCCGCCACGCGTATGCATGGCGGCCACGCGAGCGccgcctatataagccgccccTCCCGCACCGGTGAGCCACACACACACCTCGCTCTCCACCGCCGACGCCCCCGTTCCTCCCTCTCTTCTCGCTGTTTCCAGTTCACCCAAttgccgagcgcttcccaggcgatggcgccgcggcgaacggcttcggccgccgccaccttcacgaggaCGAAGCCCGGCTTCTCCATGAGACCggttacccggtcccgccggacatgcgggtgcccaggGCGTGGAGGGTAAGCGCTGGCGGGGTTCCGGTGCCACTGCCGCCCACTAGGGCGGCCGGGCGTGCGGAGATCGACCGTATCCGTGCCTCTCTGCCGCTGGCGGCGAGAGAAGGGCCGAGGTACACCCCCGATAGCTCGCTGTGGGAGCCATACTTCCATCGTCGCCACGCTTTTCaaatgttacgatgattctccactttactctgaaattctccacttttatttttgttacgatgattctccactttactctgaagttctttgaacttttcaaatgtttcacacttgtgtttcatcaagtagatatactcatatctgctcaaatcatctgtgaaggacagaacataatgatacttgtcgtgagctttaatattcatcggaccacatacatcagtatgtatgatttccaacaaatctgttgctcgctccattgttccggagaacggagtctttagtcatcttgcccataaggcatggttcgcaagcaccaagtgattcataatcaaatgattccaaaatcccatcagcatggagtttcttcatgcgctttacaccaatatgacctaaacggcagtgccataaataagttgcactatcattattaactttgcatcttttggtttcaatattatgaatatgtgtatcactacgatcgagatccaatgaaccattttcattgggtgtgtaaccatataaggttttattcatgtaaacagaacaacaatttattctcttacttaaatgaataaccgtattacaataaacatgatcaaatcatatttatgctcaacgtaaacaccaaataacacttatttaggttcaacactaatcccgaaagtatagggagtgtgcgatgatgatcatatcaatcttggaaccacttccaacacacatcgtcacttcacccttaactagtctctgtttattctgcaactcccgtttcgagttactaatcttagcaactgaaccagtatcaaataccgaggggttgctataaacactagtaaagtacacatcaataatatgtatatcgaatatacttatgttcactttgccatccttcttatccaccaatcacttggggtagttccgcttccagtgaccagtccctttgcagaagaagcacttagtctcaggcttaggaccagacttgggcttcttcacttgagcagcaacttgcttgctgtttttcttgaagttcccctttttccttttgcccttttcttaaaactagtgatcttgtcaaccatcaacacttgatgctctttcttgatttctaccttcatcgatttcatcatcatgaaaagctcgggagtcgttttcgtcatcccttgcatactatagttcatcacgaagttctactaacttggtgatggtgactagagaattctgtcaatcactatcttatctggaagattaactcccacttgattcaagcgattgtagtacccagacaatctgagcacatgctcactagttgagcgattctcctccatcttttagctatagaacttgttggagacttcatatctctcaactcggatatttgcttgaaatattaacttcaactcctggaacatctcatatggtccatgacgttcaaaacgtctttgaagtcccgattctaagccattaagcatggtgcactaaactatcaagtagtcatcatattgagctagccaaacgttcataacgtctgcatctgctcctgcaataggtctgtcacctagcggtgcatcaaggacataattcttctgtgcagcagtgaggataaacctcagatcacggatccaatccgcatcattgctactaacatctttcaacataattttctctaggaacatatcaaaataaatacagggaagcaacaacgcgagctattgatctacaacatgatttgcaaaatattaccaggattaagttcatgataaatttaagttcaattaatcatattactaaagaactcccacttagatagacatccctctaatcctctaagtgatcacgtgatccaaatcaactaaaccatgtccgatcatcatgtgagatggagtagtttcattggtgaacatcactatgttgatcatatctactatatgattcacgctcgacctttcggtctccgtgttccgaggccatatctgtatatgcttggctcgtcaagtataacctgagtattccgcgtgtgcaactattttgcacccgttgtatttgaacgtagagcctatcacacccgatcatcacgtggtgtctcagcacgaagaactttcgcaacggtgcatacttagggagaacacttcttgataattagtgagagatcatcttataatgctaccgtcaatcaaagcaagataagatgcataaaagataaacatcacatgcaatcaatataagtgatatgatatggccatcatcatcttgtgcttgtgatctccatcttcgaagcaccgtcgtgatcaccatcgtcaccggcacgacactttgatctccatcgtagcattgttgtcgtctcgccaatcttatgcttccacgactatcgctaccgcttagtgataaagtaaagcattacagcgtgattgcattgcatacaataaagcgacaaccatatggctcctgccagttgccgataactcggttacaaaacatgatcatctcatacaataaaatttagcatcatgtcttgaccat from Triticum dicoccoides isolate Atlit2015 ecotype Zavitan chromosome 6A, WEW_v2.0, whole genome shotgun sequence encodes:
- the LOC119318883 gene encoding receptor-like protein EIX1, whose amino-acid sequence is MATVLLVDALLDFRDGLYDPSNLLSSWRGVECCRWAGVVCSNRTGHVVKLRISSIYISDTYSLGGEIRSSLLTLRHLKQLELSYNNFGGQPIPEFISLIGALRRLTHLDLSSSNFGGQIPRHLGNLSNLVSLDLSRMPQNAYSPDLTWVSSLTKLQVLIITEVDLSAAVHWTHAINMLPSLINLDLSSCRLHNTMPPPSHSNLTSLETLTLSGNSFNASLGAKNLVWDLPSLQALFLDDCGIDGPIPDAVGNLTSIQHLLLYSNKFTGTMPLTFKKLKTLQQLFLQDNFINMDVAELLHRLPSDALQELVMDNNNLKGSLPARLRHFNRLNTLFLDSNELSGEIPVGIRELKSLSRLSLSSNNLHGTITEGHFTNLTTLEFLLISENSLTVKVNSTWKPPFKLVSAGLRSCIVGPQFPAWLNQPTITYLDVSNTSIHDNIPVWIANSNTRYMDLSRNRLFGMLPTFSQLTQLEVLDVSSNHIVGPIPPLTNSLRLLDLSRNNLSGALPSDIGASKLEVLLLFDNSFSGTIPCSLFQLQYLLFLDLSKNLLNGTLTKCPQGLKTSNTTLVNLNNNRLSGAFPLFLQRCRKLQFLDLAYNKFSGRIPTWIASKLPQLAFLRLRSNMFSGGIPSQLTMMKGLQFLDISCNNISGSIPRSLQNLIAMTLTSNNSGGLFNLTDYKVLSAAAYAQAYTDSLLVNIKGQQLEYTKGIAYMVNIDFSCNSLTGQIPQEIGKLVALKNINFSWNSLTGIIPQFIGELHALESFDLSHNELSGAIPTSLSALTSLSHLNLSYNDLTGTIPSGNQLRTLEDQASIYIGNPGLCGPPLTRNCSRRDIITYAPQEHAEGMSDVVSLYLSMCLGFVLGLWVVFCGLLFKRKWRVCWFSLMDHIYDRAYVQVVVGWASLVRKIRQG